Below is a window of Fimbriimonadaceae bacterium DNA.
AAGACACCTTTTCGGGAACCTATATCGCGCCCGGACCGCCCTACTTCGACGAGCAATCGTGGGGAGGTGTCATTGCGCTGTTTATCTCAGCCATCTGGATGGCTCGGAGCTATCTCAAGCGGGTGTGGAGCGACATCAAAACCGGAGCTTCAAGCGAGGACGACGGAGTACGTCACCGTTGGGCCTTCACGGGGCTGATCGTGGCTTTTAGCTTCATCGTTGTCGTTGGCACACTAGGCGACCTGCCCCCTTGGTACACCGCCATCTACTTTGCCCTCTTCCTCGCGTTCAGCACCGTCGTTACGCGAATCCGAGCAGCCTTGGGCCCACCTACGCATGAATTTGCGTTCTTCGGGCCAAACAGCATCATGGGCCGGTTCCTTGGGACGAGTTGGCTATCGGACAAGAATATCGTTTGGCTAAACAACGTGTTCATCTTCATGAACCGCATCCACCGAACTCATGTGATGCCGTATCAGCTCGAATCGATGAAGATGGGGCAGCTCGCCAACATACGCCAGCGCAAGATGTTTTGGTATGTCACCGCAGCGATGGTTGTCTCCTTCTTCCTGGCGATGCACCTCTATACTGCGCTCGTTTATCGCACAGGCGGGCATCAGCGCTGGACAGACGCCTACACCTACACCCAGAACATGGTGAACGGGCGAAAGGGCCCCGATCTGCTTGGGATTGCAATGACATTCCTGGGTTTTGCGATTGTCGTGGGGCTCGACGCCGTTCGGTTCAGATTCCCAGCATTCCCCCTCCATCCTGTTGGGTACGTCCTGTCTATGAACTTCGGAGTGGACTACTATTGGTTTGGGCTGATGATCGCTTTGCTCGTGAAGAACTTCGTGCAGCGCTATTACGGCCTTCGTGGATATGACAAGCTGCGCAACGTTGCCTTGGGCATCCTTCTCGGTGAATATGCGGCGGAAACGATCTGGATGACAATGGCCTTGATTACCAAACAGAGTTCCTATACGATCAGCTTCAATGAACGCGCCCTGGGGGCTCAATGAGCGAGCCCACGCCGGGCTTCGATGTGCCTGAAGCTCCCCCATTATTGGAAGAGCCCGTTGAGCCGAAAGAGCCCAACTCCTACTTCGGCATTATCGCGCTCAGCCTGCTGCTGCTCCTTTTGATTTCACTATCGCTTGCCAACTATCTCGGGAGCGGTCGTGAGTCGCGCACGGACTTTTCCAAGCACCATACAACATTCCGCAGCGTGATTCTGCAAGTAGAAGCTCCCAAGCGGGCTGGTTCGAAGAGCATCGGCTACCCGCTTGATGCTCTTGTAACTCCGATGAAGGAGCTCAAAGAGCAAGCCCAAGCCGAACCAGAAGCCGCTGCGCTTTTGGCGACCATGCACTTTGAGCGGAACGAGCCCGTGCCGCCCGAACTGCTCAAGACACTCAACGAATACCAGGAGAAACCTCCGAAGCAAGACAAGCAGTCTGCCAAGCCAAAGCCAGGCGACGCCGTTCCATTAGACGACACAACAAAGTACAAGCTGATCGCTGAAGCATACGCCGAGACCCCTCCGAACCTTGAGCGCGCCAAGGTCATCTACGACAAGCTCCAATCGAGCAAGTTTGCTTTTCGCTGGGCGGGCGTTCACGCCCTAGAAAGAGCCGGGTCAAAAACCGCGAGAGTTGAGGGCCTTCCCACTTCAAAAATCACCTTTTCGGTGGTCGTGACAAGCATCTGGGCATTGGGCATTGGGCTTGGCATCATCGCGCTGATCGGCTACCTCTACATGCGCATCTCCGGCAATTGGCTGCCGAAAGGACACCCGGTCGGGACGCTTACACAACCGGAAGGCGATCGACTTGCGATGTGCGCCGCACGGATTCTCGCGACATTTTTCGGCACTCAATGGATCGCCGCGAGCCTGTTCTTGCCGGCGATGGATGCAGAAGCAGCGATGGCCCTCGCTACAGGAATGGGAATTGTAGCGGCGATCTGGATAGCGAGCCTTCCTTTCTCGCAGTCTAAACCTTCGCTTATCCGTCTGTCCTTTTCACGCCAGGATTTGGGCAAGAACATTCTTTGGGGAGTTGGCGGCGCGCTTGCAAATCTTCCAGTGCTGCTCATTGTTGCGCTCATCTCCAATCTGATCTTTTCCTGGTTGCCGCCTGCGGAACACCCGATTAGCGTCGAGCTCCAAACCAATCAAAGCCCGCTCACCCTACTCGTGCTGTTCTTTGCCGCAACTATTGGCGCCCCCATTATTGAGGAGCTGACCTTTAGGGGGGCAATGCTTCCGGGCCTGGTGCGCTTAATGGGAAGACCGGTGCTTGCGACGGTTGTTGTTGGGCTCGCCTTTGCTGCAATCCACCCAACCGGTATTCCCGCGTGGATGCCACTGGCGATGATCAGCATTACGGCTTCGATCCTCACCAACATGCGAGGATCTTTGATTCCCGCGATCGTGATGCACGCTACTCATAACTTGCTGTTGGTCATCCTGACGCTAGCCATCTTCTGATCCGTCTGTTCTCTCAAGGGTATGTTGGAAGCGATGGCGAAGCAAGTGGGTTTATTCCAGCCGATCAACAATGTCGCGATGGGCGTCTTTACGTTCGTTGGCGAATGTACGCTGATCGTCTGGGAAGCTGCTCGCCGGATCTTCCGTCGTCCCGCCGAGATCGTTGAAACGATCAATCAAATGGCTTTCATCGGGGTTGCCTCCGTTCCCATCGTGGCTCTGACCACTTTCTTTTCTGGCGCGGTTCTGGCGCTCTACTCGTCCGAGTTCTTGCTCAAATATGGGGCTTCCCAGTTTGTCGGCAGTGCGGTCGGCCTTGCTGTCACCCGTGAGATCGCTCCAGTTTTGGCTGGGATCATGGTTGCCGCACGTTGCGGCTCGGCGATGGCAGCCCAGATCGGATCGATGAATGTGACCGAACAGATCGACGCTCTGCGAATGCTGAGCGTCAACCCGAGCAACTATCTCGTTCTTCCGCGTATGATCGCTGCGGCGGTGATGCTGCCCATTTTGTGCATGGTGGGCGTGTACTCGGGCGTTCTTGGAGGCATGCTGGTCGCCCAAGCAAGCGGCGTGCCAGGCGGATTGTTCTTGAACTCGATGCAGCAGTTTGTGACGCCTTGGGACTTTGTCGGCGGGTTGATCAAGGCCCCAATCTTCGGACTGATCATCGCTGTAGTCGCATGCCAACAGGGGATGCGGACATCCAACGGCGCCGTAGGCGTTGGACGAGCGACCACGAACACAGTCGTGATCTCGATGGTTCTCGTTTACGTTGCGAACTACATCCTGGCGCAGATTCTTTATTGAGGTGATCAGCTATCAGCTATCGGCGATCCTTCCTCTTTTGAGGGCAGATCGCTGACAGCTGAGGGCTGATCGCTCTGCCATGCCACTCCAAGCGTCACTTTGTGCCCCGTCAGGGTCGTTGTGTACGTTCGGAAAGCCACATCGCCAAACACACCTTCCGCGATCAACACGTCCGGCTGTTGCCGAACCCTAAGCAAAGCATAATCCTTCATCACCGAACCCTTCACGTTATGCGCCTTGAACGCGGCCTCTTTGATCGTCCACCGCGTGAGCGGCTCGATGGGCAACCCCGGTGTGTCCAGAAGTGAGATTCGGGTGACAATGCGCTCAGCAACCGGGCGGGTTTCCTTCTCTACGTCGATGCCAATTCCGAGGTTGGTGCCCCCCTCGTCGAGCGCCGCAACGGCGGCAACCGCCATGCCATCCGTATGCGAGAGGCTCGTCGCGAGCCGTCCATTGAATCCCGTCCCGAGAAGTTTGGGCAAGCCTTGAACGAGCGAAGAAGCGACGCATGCGCGACTGCTGAGCCACTGGTTTAGCTCCTTCGACTTTTCCGGCCCCGGAGGCTCAAACAACTTGGGCATATCGAGGTCGGCAAGGGTAATGCCACTGCTGCGCAGCACAGTGACGAACCTCTCCGCACGCCCGTAGATGTCGCGCAGAGAGCGGACCAGGTAGGCCTCCGGCTCCTGAACCTGAATCAACATCGACTCCCCGGTCAGGAATCGAGGCTTCGGATCAGGAAGGTCTTTGAGGCAGACCTCGATAAAGTCTTTGATTTGCAAACCTGATGATTTTAACGCTATCGGCACCATCGCGTTGCAAGACAGGGCTGCGCATATACGGCATACGCCAAACAGATTGCGGGTTTTTTGATGTTTCCGGCTGTATCGCCTAAGGCTCCACGCGCCTCTTACCGATGATCTGAATACAGCACGTCGAGGGCTATTGGTTTTTAGGGCGGCAAGGCAACTCGAAGGGTGGACGTGCTCGGGAGGAATGCCTTGCATCTTATTGCGTGTGGACAAATCAAAAGAGCGCTCCTGTGCGTTGCCTTGGCCGGCACGACAGTCTTTGGAGCGGCCCGCGACGGTGACCTTCTCCGGGGACCGGGGTTCTTGCCCGATCTGCAAACCCACCTCAACCGCGCGAACGACAACCTCAAGGTGAACGACTTTCAAGGCGCAATGGCTCAATCGGACGCCATCCTCCTAAACTCCGATGTGAAGGTCTACTTCGACCTTGCTACCGCTCCTGCATATAAGCAGGCCCAGCTTCGCGAGATCTTTTTTGATGGAGCTGACATGTGGGCTCCCGTTATCCAGAACACCGTACGCTTCATCGAAACCGATCGGCGGTCAGACGCAGATGTTGTGGTCGGGTTCCGTGGGAATGTGCAAGGTTACGCAGCCCAGGTAGGCGGTCATGCGACTTGGCGGCGAATCGTCCGCAAACTGGACGACGGCAGCTACGACGTCGAGTTCAAAGCCAACATCTCCATCCGTACCGTTGCCCCCAACGGACAAGCCATGAATGTCGCTCAGATGCGACACATTAGCGCTCATGAGATTGGACACATTCTTGGCTTGAACGATAGCGACCAGATCGGTGACGTTATGGGACCGCTCGTTCTCAACCGTCCTGCTACGAAAGTTAGCTCACGAGAGCTTGATAGCCTCCGAAAGTTACGAAATGAAGCGATGGACATTCGCCGACGATCCTTGTCTGGCTGGGTTCTTGGCTTCGATAGGTACACTCTCTGAGTGCGACTAACCGAGGCGCTGACGATGCCCTGCCTCATTGGCGACGGGGCCAACGGAACCGTCTTGGCCGCGATGGGCTTCAAGTTCCAACCGACCGATTTGGCCAATATTATGGCTCCAGAGTTGGTCATAGAAGTGCACCGGCAATACTTCGACGCCGGAGCCGATTTCGTTGAGACCAACACCTTCTCCTCGAACCGCTTTAAGATGGCGGGGCATAAAGTCGACATCGCTGAGCTCAACCTTCAAGGCGCACGGCTCGCACGCGAAGCAGCCGGGAGAACCAAGCTCGTTCTCGGTGCGATTGGCCCGGCTGGAAAGTCGATGGAGCCGATCGGCCAGCTCTCTCCCAAAGACATTGCCGAGTCCATTACTGAGGTTGCAGCACCCCTAATCGAAGGTGGCATCGACGGCTTTATCCTCGAATCGTTTATCAATATCGATGAATTGGAGGTCGCCGTCAGAGCGCTCCAAGCTGTTTCCGATCTCCCGATCATCGTCAGCAAAGCCTACATCGAAGATGGCGAAACGCTTGCCGAGGGGTTCCCCCTTCGGTGTTCTGAGCGAATGGCGTCCTGGGGTGTTGCGGCGGTGGGAGCCAACTGCGTCGTCGGGCCACAGCGGATGACCGATTTGGTCCGTATGCTCAGCGAAGCCTCCGATTTACCTGTGCTCGCTTTTCCTACACCCGGATTGCCGCAATTGGTCAAAGGAGAGATCGCCTACGACACGTCGCCGGAGTACTTTGCGAAGGCTTCCCTCAAGCTCATTGAGGAAGGTGCGCGCATCATCGGAGGCTGTTGCGGAACAACGCCCGATCACATTCGCGAGATACGCCGAGCGCTGGATGAAGCTCCGGTAAAGGTTCGCAAAAGAGCCACAACAACCCTGGCATCAGGCGCCGCCAAGGAGCTTCCGACAACACCACCGACGGCATTGCGCGAAAAGCTGGGTGAGAAGTTTGTCGTCGCGGTAGAAGTGGACGTCCCGCGTGGATTACGACTTGAAAAGCTGTTTTCGGCGGTTGAACGATTGCGCGATGCTGGGGCCGATGTCATCAACATTTCGGATGGCGCGCGGGCGCGGCTCAGGATGAACCCGATGGCGGTCTGCCACGAGATTCAGACGAACCTTGGCATCGACGCCACAATGCACTTCTCGTGCCGCGATCGAAACCTGCTCGCTATACAAGCCGACCTTTTGGGCTGCCACACACTTGGCGTTCGAAACATCCTCGCTGTTACCGGCGACCCCGCAAACATTGGCGACTACCCCAGCGCGACCAGCGTCTTCGACGTGGACGCGATCGGCCTAACGCGAATCCTTTCGCGCCTGAACGAAGGCAACGACCTTGCCGGGTACAGCGTGGGCATGAAGTGCGGTTTCACCATCGCCGTGGCCTTCAACCCGATGGCTCTCGACTTTGACTTGGAATACGACCGACTGAAGCGCAAAGCCGATGCGGGCGCGCACCTGGTCTACACCCAGCCCGTCTTCGACGAAGCCATGGTGGATAAGGCCATCGAGTGCTGCACGAAACTTGGGTTGCCGAGCTTTGTGGGCGTGATGCCATTGCGAAGTCATCGACATACCGAATTCATGCACAACGAAGTCCCCGGGATCGTGATCCCCGATTGGCTCCGCAAACGAATGGCCGATGCCGATACGGATGAGGAAGCCATAGAAGCGGGCGTGGAAGAGTCGCAAAAGCTTGCTGCTGCCATCCGCAAGTGCGCCCAAGGTCTCTATTTGATGCCTCCGGCGGGCAATCTCCTCCTTGCGGAACGTGTCATGGAAGCGGCGCGTTAGGTAAGGTCAGCCGTGCCCGAGTCAAGCTCCTCAAACGCAAAAAGCACTTCAAGACGTCGTCTTCTCAAGACGCTCTTGTATGGCGGAATTGGACTCACGGCAGCGGCAGAATGGGGGCAAGCACGTCGGCTTTCGGTTGAGAAAACGACTTTGAAACTGCCCAGGTGGGATGCCGATGGCTTTCGTGTGGGTCTCATCAGCGACCTCCACACAAACAACACTCCGCAGGCCGATCGCGCGATTGAAGCCCTCCGTTTGGCTCTGATCGAAAAACCGGACGTCATCCTCATCGGTGGAGACTTCCTGAATCAAAACACTCCCGCCGCAGATGCTGGCTTGGATCGTTTCTTAAGAGCTGCGGCAGGCGAGTCGGTCCCAATCTATGCCGTACTTGGGAATCACGACTACTGGCTCGACCATCCCGAACGCGTGATTAGCCGCCTTCGACGCAGTGAAGTAAAGCTGCTCCGAAATGAAACCGCTCAGGTCAATGGAGTCACGATTTTGGGCATTGATGACGGCATCGCAGGCCGAGACCGCCACGACACCCTCAGCTCAAAGGACGACGGAAAATCCACCATTGCGCTCTTTCATGAACCCGATTTTGTGACACGGATCGATAAACGCATCAGCCTCATGCTTGCTGGGCACAGTCACGGCGGGCAGGTTTGTCTCCCCTTCGGTTATGCCGTTCATACGCCCCGAGGAGCGCGAGATTACATCCGCGGCTATTACCCGGATGCCAACGTGCCGCTTTATGTGACGCGGGGAGTGGGTACAGTCGGCCCCGATGTACGACTGTATTCGGCTCCGGAAGTCTCCATCCTTACTCTGCGAGGTGAGGCATAAAACTCCGCAACCTGATCTTTGGCGTGGCTGCGGCTAGCGCGGCAACGCTTGTTTACGGCGCACTGGTCGAATCCAACCGACTGGTGATCCAACGGTCAAGACTTCGTCTGGCAGGCTGGCCCGAAAGGCTCGCCAACTTTAAGATTGCCGTGATTGGTGACCTGCATTTGCGCGACGAATACACATGCGACCTGGGACGCCGAGCCATTGCCGCTGCCCTTGCCGAAGAGCCAGACATGGTGGTTCTCCCGGGGGATACCATTGCGTACTGGAAGCCAGAATCGCTCGGGATGCTCGCCGACGTCCTTGAACCCTTGTTGCTCATGAATGGCAACGTCGTAGCCGTGCCCGGAAACCACGAGTACTGGAGTGGTACTCCCGCATTGATCCGCCCGATTTACGACGAACTGAACATCAAGCTCCTCCAAAACGAGGCTTGGCGGCATGGTGGGGTGACCTGGGCAGGCGTGGATTCTGCCGCCGAGTCTGCCGCCGATCCTTTTGCCACGATGCGCGTGACGAGCCTGATGGAGGACCCCGTTATCGTGGTTTGGCACGAGCCCGATCTCGTGGACTGGCTGCCAAGCGGAGCGTGTCTGATGATCAGCGGGCATTCTCACGGAGGCCAGTTCCGACTACCCAATGGCTGGGCGCCTATGTACACTCGATTGGGAAAGAAGTACGTCGATGGGTTCTACCCAGAAGCCTCGACCCCGCTTTTTGTGACGCGTGGAATTGGAACCACCGGGCCTCCGTCCAGACTGTTTTGCCCGCCAACAGTAGACATCCTTACTTTGGAGTCGGACTAGTCATATCCCGTGAAGCGACCCGTGCTGCTTCCGCGAGAGTCCATGATCCACCAATCGACGATGTCCGCTGGATTAAACTCGATGATTTGGAACTGCTTGAAGCCGGTGATCTTTTTGGGCGCATCGGCAAGTCCTCCACGC
It encodes the following:
- a CDS encoding CPBP family intramembrane metalloprotease; the protein is MSEPTPGFDVPEAPPLLEEPVEPKEPNSYFGIIALSLLLLLLISLSLANYLGSGRESRTDFSKHHTTFRSVILQVEAPKRAGSKSIGYPLDALVTPMKELKEQAQAEPEAAALLATMHFERNEPVPPELLKTLNEYQEKPPKQDKQSAKPKPGDAVPLDDTTKYKLIAEAYAETPPNLERAKVIYDKLQSSKFAFRWAGVHALERAGSKTARVEGLPTSKITFSVVVTSIWALGIGLGIIALIGYLYMRISGNWLPKGHPVGTLTQPEGDRLAMCAARILATFFGTQWIAASLFLPAMDAEAAMALATGMGIVAAIWIASLPFSQSKPSLIRLSFSRQDLGKNILWGVGGALANLPVLLIVALISNLIFSWLPPAEHPISVELQTNQSPLTLLVLFFAATIGAPIIEELTFRGAMLPGLVRLMGRPVLATVVVGLAFAAIHPTGIPAWMPLAMISITASILTNMRGSLIPAIVMHATHNLLLVILTLAIF
- a CDS encoding metallophosphoesterase codes for the protein MPESSSSNAKSTSRRRLLKTLLYGGIGLTAAAEWGQARRLSVEKTTLKLPRWDADGFRVGLISDLHTNNTPQADRAIEALRLALIEKPDVILIGGDFLNQNTPAADAGLDRFLRAAAGESVPIYAVLGNHDYWLDHPERVISRLRRSEVKLLRNETAQVNGVTILGIDDGIAGRDRHDTLSSKDDGKSTIALFHEPDFVTRIDKRISLMLAGHSHGGQVCLPFGYAVHTPRGARDYIRGYYPDANVPLYVTRGVGTVGPDVRLYSAPEVSILTLRGEA
- a CDS encoding bifunctional homocysteine S-methyltransferase/methylenetetrahydrofolate reductase, translated to MRLTEALTMPCLIGDGANGTVLAAMGFKFQPTDLANIMAPELVIEVHRQYFDAGADFVETNTFSSNRFKMAGHKVDIAELNLQGARLAREAAGRTKLVLGAIGPAGKSMEPIGQLSPKDIAESITEVAAPLIEGGIDGFILESFINIDELEVAVRALQAVSDLPIIVSKAYIEDGETLAEGFPLRCSERMASWGVAAVGANCVVGPQRMTDLVRMLSEASDLPVLAFPTPGLPQLVKGEIAYDTSPEYFAKASLKLIEEGARIIGGCCGTTPDHIREIRRALDEAPVKVRKRATTTLASGAAKELPTTPPTALREKLGEKFVVAVEVDVPRGLRLEKLFSAVERLRDAGADVINISDGARARLRMNPMAVCHEIQTNLGIDATMHFSCRDRNLLAIQADLLGCHTLGVRNILAVTGDPANIGDYPSATSVFDVDAIGLTRILSRLNEGNDLAGYSVGMKCGFTIAVAFNPMALDFDLEYDRLKRKADAGAHLVYTQPVFDEAMVDKAIECCTKLGLPSFVGVMPLRSHRHTEFMHNEVPGIVIPDWLRKRMADADTDEEAIEAGVEESQKLAAAIRKCAQGLYLMPPAGNLLLAERVMEAAR
- a CDS encoding ABC transporter permease; the encoded protein is MAKQVGLFQPINNVAMGVFTFVGECTLIVWEAARRIFRRPAEIVETINQMAFIGVASVPIVALTTFFSGAVLALYSSEFLLKYGASQFVGSAVGLAVTREIAPVLAGIMVAARCGSAMAAQIGSMNVTEQIDALRMLSVNPSNYLVLPRMIAAAVMLPILCMVGVYSGVLGGMLVAQASGVPGGLFLNSMQQFVTPWDFVGGLIKAPIFGLIIAVVACQQGMRTSNGAVGVGRATTNTVVISMVLVYVANYILAQILY
- a CDS encoding metallophosphoesterase, which translates into the protein MAAASAATLVYGALVESNRLVIQRSRLRLAGWPERLANFKIAVIGDLHLRDEYTCDLGRRAIAAALAEEPDMVVLPGDTIAYWKPESLGMLADVLEPLLLMNGNVVAVPGNHEYWSGTPALIRPIYDELNIKLLQNEAWRHGGVTWAGVDSAAESAADPFATMRVTSLMEDPVIVVWHEPDLVDWLPSGACLMISGHSHGGQFRLPNGWAPMYTRLGKKYVDGFYPEASTPLFVTRGIGTTGPPSRLFCPPTVDILTLESD
- a CDS encoding matrixin family metalloprotease — encoded protein: MHLIACGQIKRALLCVALAGTTVFGAARDGDLLRGPGFLPDLQTHLNRANDNLKVNDFQGAMAQSDAILLNSDVKVYFDLATAPAYKQAQLREIFFDGADMWAPVIQNTVRFIETDRRSDADVVVGFRGNVQGYAAQVGGHATWRRIVRKLDDGSYDVEFKANISIRTVAPNGQAMNVAQMRHISAHEIGHILGLNDSDQIGDVMGPLVLNRPATKVSSRELDSLRKLRNEAMDIRRRSLSGWVLGFDRYTL